One part of the Aricia agestis chromosome Z, ilAriAges1.1, whole genome shotgun sequence genome encodes these proteins:
- the LOC121738697 gene encoding uncharacterized protein LOC121738697 isoform X2 codes for MTFGKSQCNVQVKCNNEIISLVNEHKFLGIVLDNKLKFNVHIDYICNKAYKRLNILRCLAGVFWGADPKILSMLYKSLVRSHFDYSCLAYINASASLLKKLDIIQNQALRIITGAMKSTPINSMEVETYIPPLFLRRLMLAKKYFVKMIAIKSSLPVRKLKVSEEITSLLDSSVITSQIISTRILPQMPTLLQLVLNMTNDIYSSDLWPIYDNFEGSLEKKYLVTTGDIYGKTDFLSFIEKKTDFYKIYTDGSKTIDEVKSAYYDEFLDVTKCFIISNMCSIYTAECYAVYMALQYIKTLSYRNCWK; via the exons ATGACTTTTGGTAAAAGTCAATGTAATGTTCAAgttaaatgtaataatgaaaTCATCTCACTAGTAAATGAACATAAATTTCTAGGTATAGTTTTAGATaacaaacttaaatttaatgtacATATAGATTATATATGTAATAAAGCTTACAAGCGActcaatatattgagatgtttaGCAGGAGTTTTTTGGGGTGCTGATCCAAAAATTCTCTCAATGTTGTATAAAAGTTTAGTTAGGAGCCACTTTGACTATAGTTGCTTAGCATATATTAATGCTAGCGCTAGTCTTCTAAAAAAGTTAGATATCATTCAAAATCAAGCACTGCGCATTATAACTGGTGCGATGAAATCCACCCCTATAAACTCAATGGAAGTTGAAACTTATATTCCTCCTTTATTCTTGAGACGACTCATGTTAGCTAAGAAATACTTTGTTAAGATGATTGCAATTAAGTCCTCACTTCCTGTAAGAAAACTTAAAGTATCTGAGGAAATAACTAGTTTATTAGATTCTTCTGTAATAACATCACAAATTATTTCTACAAGGATTTTGCCACAGATGCCGACTTTGTTACAGTTGGTTTTAAATATGACAAATGACATTTATTCTAGTGATCTATGGCCAATTTATGACAACTTTGAAGGTTCtctagagaaaaaatatttggtaacaACTGGAGACATCTATGGTAAGACCGACTTTCTCAGTTTTATAGAAAAGAAAACAGACTTTTACAAAATCTATACAGATGGGTCGAAAACTATAGATGAGGTTAAATCGGCTTATTATGATGAATTTCTGGATGTTACCAAATGTTTTATAATCAGTAATATGTGTTCTATCTACACAGCCGAATGTTATGCTGTTTATATGGcattacaatatataaaaactttgtcatat AGGAATTGCTGGAAATGA
- the LOC121738698 gene encoding uncharacterized protein LOC121738698, producing the protein MQDESDGDDPNYKSSSSKKRKIIENSGDKYKPFLKPSYSRKYPDNNYNGDFIVFVEHCNKDTKIGNMNPLSLSKIFKNAKGVYERARISARKIKITFKQAALANDFLNASFIQENNLRAYIPAASVERVGVVRYIPKEISNRDLFEKISSDIDIIGIRRFMKKENNTFVPLNTITVTFSGTVLPQCIFLDGWRYKVHNYIPPVLQCFKCLLFNHSAKYCFNEQACSKCAENHSYKECTSEVLKCKNCGGNHLAISKECPIKASKIKKNISLRVNNSTYADITNNLTSFPPLTKANPQNVKIVPEKISAQDIINNQKILEAIISTIVSIGNSNEIKTTTHIKETFIKNFNK; encoded by the coding sequence ATGCAGGACGAGAGCGACGGAGATGATCCTAACTATAAATCTTCGTCATCGAAGAAAAggaaaataattgaaaactcAGGCGATAAGTACAAACCCTTTCTTAAACCTtcatattcaagaaaatatccTGACAATAATTACAACGgagattttattgtatttgtcgAACATTGTAATAAGGATACAAAAATAGGAAACATGAACCCCCTTAGCCTttcgaaaattttcaaaaacgcaAAAGGAGTTTATGAAAGAGCTAGAATAAGCGcccgcaaaataaaaataactttcaaaCAAGCGGCATTAGCTAATGATTTCCTCAATGCATCATTTATTCAAGAAAACAATCTAAGAGCATATATCCCAGCAGCCTCTGTGGAAAGGGTTGGGGTAGTTAGGTACATTCCTAAGGAAATTAGTAATAGGGatttgtttgaaaaaataaGTAGCGATATTGACATAATTGGTATACGTAgatttatgaaaaaagaaaataatacatttgttCCGTTAAATACTATTACTGTTACTTTTTCTGGCACTGTATTACCACAATGCATTTTCTTAGATGGATGGAGATATAAGGTTCATAATTATATACCTCCAgttttacaatgttttaaatGCTTACTTTTCAATCACtctgcaaaatattgttttaatgaacAAGCATGTTCTAAATGTGCAGAGAATCATTCTTATAAAGAATGCACATCagaagttttaaaatgtaaaaactgtGGAGGTAATCACCTAGCTATTTCTAAGGAGTGCCCAATTAAGGCttctaaaattaagaaaaacataTCTTTGAGAGTTAATAATTCTACTTATGCAGacataacaaataatttaacatcTTTCCCACCTCTTACAAAAGCTAATcctcaaaatgttaaaattgttcCAGAAAAGATATCAGCCCAggacattattaataatcaaaaaattttaGAAGCCATAATAAGCACTATTGTAAGTATAGGAAATTCTAATGAGATTAAGACTACAACACATATTAAAGAAACattcattaaaaactttaataagtaa
- the LOC121738697 gene encoding uncharacterized protein LOC121738697 isoform X1 → MTFGKSQCNVQVKCNNEIISLVNEHKFLGIVLDNKLKFNVHIDYICNKAYKRLNILRCLAGVFWGADPKILSMLYKSLVRSHFDYSCLAYINASASLLKKLDIIQNQALRIITGAMKSTPINSMEVETYIPPLFLRRLMLAKKYFVKMIAIKSSLPVRKLKVSEEITSLLDSSVITSQIISTRILPQMPTLLQLVLNMTNDIYSSDLWPIYDNFEGSLEKKYLVTTGDIYGKTDFLSFIEKKTDFYKIYTDGSKTIDEVKSAYYDEFLDVTKCFIISNMCSIYTAECYAVYMALQYIKTLSYVNNFLVISDSKSVLVALDNSNLSFKKELLEMRGRIQPLEDHQMRIIRTS, encoded by the exons ATGACTTTTGGTAAAAGTCAATGTAATGTTCAAgttaaatgtaataatgaaaTCATCTCACTAGTAAATGAACATAAATTTCTAGGTATAGTTTTAGATaacaaacttaaatttaatgtacATATAGATTATATATGTAATAAAGCTTACAAGCGActcaatatattgagatgtttaGCAGGAGTTTTTTGGGGTGCTGATCCAAAAATTCTCTCAATGTTGTATAAAAGTTTAGTTAGGAGCCACTTTGACTATAGTTGCTTAGCATATATTAATGCTAGCGCTAGTCTTCTAAAAAAGTTAGATATCATTCAAAATCAAGCACTGCGCATTATAACTGGTGCGATGAAATCCACCCCTATAAACTCAATGGAAGTTGAAACTTATATTCCTCCTTTATTCTTGAGACGACTCATGTTAGCTAAGAAATACTTTGTTAAGATGATTGCAATTAAGTCCTCACTTCCTGTAAGAAAACTTAAAGTATCTGAGGAAATAACTAGTTTATTAGATTCTTCTGTAATAACATCACAAATTATTTCTACAAGGATTTTGCCACAGATGCCGACTTTGTTACAGTTGGTTTTAAATATGACAAATGACATTTATTCTAGTGATCTATGGCCAATTTATGACAACTTTGAAGGTTCtctagagaaaaaatatttggtaacaACTGGAGACATCTATGGTAAGACCGACTTTCTCAGTTTTATAGAAAAGAAAACAGACTTTTACAAAATCTATACAGATGGGTCGAAAACTATAGATGAGGTTAAATCGGCTTATTATGATGAATTTCTGGATGTTACCAAATGTTTTATAATCAGTAATATGTGTTCTATCTACACAGCCGAATGTTATGCTGTTTATATGGcattacaatatataaaaactttgtcatatgtaaataattttcttgtaatATCAGATAGTAAAAGTGTGTTAGTAGCTCTAgataatagtaatttaagtttcaaaa AGGAATTGCTGGAAATGAGAGGGCGGATACAGCCTCTAGAGGACCACCAGATGAGGATCATAAGGACATCATAA
- the LOC121738697 gene encoding uncharacterized protein LOC121738697 isoform X3, with the protein MTFGKSQCNVQVKCNNEIISLVNEHKFLGIVLDNKLKFNVHIDYICNKAYKRLNILRCLAGVFWGADPKILSMLYKSLVRSHFDYSCLAYINASASLLKKLDIIQNQALRIITGAMKSTPINSMEVETYIPPLFLRRLMLAKKYFVKMIAIKSSLPVRKLKVSEEITSLLDSSVITSQIISTRILPQMPTLLQLVLNMTNDIYSSDLWPIYDNFEGSLEKKYLVTTGDIYEELLEMRGRIQPLEDHQMRIIRTS; encoded by the exons ATGACTTTTGGTAAAAGTCAATGTAATGTTCAAgttaaatgtaataatgaaaTCATCTCACTAGTAAATGAACATAAATTTCTAGGTATAGTTTTAGATaacaaacttaaatttaatgtacATATAGATTATATATGTAATAAAGCTTACAAGCGActcaatatattgagatgtttaGCAGGAGTTTTTTGGGGTGCTGATCCAAAAATTCTCTCAATGTTGTATAAAAGTTTAGTTAGGAGCCACTTTGACTATAGTTGCTTAGCATATATTAATGCTAGCGCTAGTCTTCTAAAAAAGTTAGATATCATTCAAAATCAAGCACTGCGCATTATAACTGGTGCGATGAAATCCACCCCTATAAACTCAATGGAAGTTGAAACTTATATTCCTCCTTTATTCTTGAGACGACTCATGTTAGCTAAGAAATACTTTGTTAAGATGATTGCAATTAAGTCCTCACTTCCTGTAAGAAAACTTAAAGTATCTGAGGAAATAACTAGTTTATTAGATTCTTCTGTAATAACATCACAAATTATTTCTACAAGGATTTTGCCACAGATGCCGACTTTGTTACAGTTGGTTTTAAATATGACAAATGACATTTATTCTAGTGATCTATGGCCAATTTATGACAACTTTGAAGGTTCtctagagaaaaaatatttggtaacaACTGGAGACATCTATG AGGAATTGCTGGAAATGAGAGGGCGGATACAGCCTCTAGAGGACCACCAGATGAGGATCATAAGGACATCATAA